Proteins encoded by one window of Dreissena polymorpha isolate Duluth1 chromosome 11, UMN_Dpol_1.0, whole genome shotgun sequence:
- the LOC127851678 gene encoding nuclear apoptosis-inducing factor 1-like isoform X2 — translation MADLVENRSASWQPRELEELLEGVQQNYEVLWGKLSGTLSKKDKDRAWSDIVQSINSVGGNERNVEDSMKKWCDWKSRTIMKDAKRRRFVESSGEAALPKKMQLTVLEDKLLSLVPKTKLFGVQGGGIDTGPLKRSMQENDNLDKGEENKRLKQNVPSEPVPIQTSSKSTASIPASNSNRKTNCDCHQEMIDISRQMLEESVKRNEILRDISSTLKLTAGKAFLDNLLDPTNF, via the exons atggcAGATCTCGTAGAGAATAGGAGCGCCTCTTGGCAGCCAAGAGAACTCGAGGAACTGCTCGAGGGCGTCCAACAAAATTATGAAGTGTTGTGGGGCAAATTGTCCGGCACATTATCAAAGAAAGACAAAGACCGTGCATGGTCGGACATCGTCCAATC AATAAATTCCGTAGGGGGGAACGAGAGGAACGTAGAAGATTCAATGAAAAAGTGGTGTGATTGGAAG AGCCGGACCATTATGAAGGATGCCAAGAGAAGACGCTTTGTGGAAAGCTCTGGGGAGGCAGCTCTtccaaaaaaaatgcaattaactgTTTTGGAGGATAAG CTATTGTCCTTAGTGCCCAAAACAAAGCTGTTCGGAGTGCAAGGTGGAGGGATCGATACCGGTCCACTCAAGAGATCCATGCAAGAAAATG ATAACCTAGACAAAGGAGAGGAAAATAAACGCCTCAAGCAGAACG TTCCAAGTGAGCCTGTTCCCATTCAAACAAGCTCCAAAAGCACTGCCAGCATCCCTGCCAGCAACAGCAACAGGAAGACAA ATTGTGATTGTCATCAGGAAATGATTGACATATCTCGGCAAATGCTAGAGGAGAGTGTAAAGCGGAATGAAATACTGCGGGACATAAGTTcaacactaaaattaacagctGGCAAAGCTTTCCTGGACAACTTGTTGGATCCCACAAATTTTTAA
- the LOC127851678 gene encoding nuclear apoptosis-inducing factor 1-like isoform X1 gives MADLVENRSASWQPRELEELLEGVQQNYEVLWGKLSGTLSKKDKDRAWSDIVQSINSVGGNERNVEDSMKKWCDWKSRTIMKDAKRRRFVESSGEAALPKKMQLTVLEDKLLSLVPKTKLFGVQGGGIDTGPLKRSMQENDNLDKGEENKRLKQNVPSEPVPIQTSSKSTASIPASNSNRKTSMKDCDCHQEMIDISRQMLEESVKRNEILRDISSTLKLTAGKAFLDNLLDPTNF, from the exons atggcAGATCTCGTAGAGAATAGGAGCGCCTCTTGGCAGCCAAGAGAACTCGAGGAACTGCTCGAGGGCGTCCAACAAAATTATGAAGTGTTGTGGGGCAAATTGTCCGGCACATTATCAAAGAAAGACAAAGACCGTGCATGGTCGGACATCGTCCAATC AATAAATTCCGTAGGGGGGAACGAGAGGAACGTAGAAGATTCAATGAAAAAGTGGTGTGATTGGAAG AGCCGGACCATTATGAAGGATGCCAAGAGAAGACGCTTTGTGGAAAGCTCTGGGGAGGCAGCTCTtccaaaaaaaatgcaattaactgTTTTGGAGGATAAG CTATTGTCCTTAGTGCCCAAAACAAAGCTGTTCGGAGTGCAAGGTGGAGGGATCGATACCGGTCCACTCAAGAGATCCATGCAAGAAAATG ATAACCTAGACAAAGGAGAGGAAAATAAACGCCTCAAGCAGAACG TTCCAAGTGAGCCTGTTCCCATTCAAACAAGCTCCAAAAGCACTGCCAGCATCCCTGCCAGCAACAGCAACAGGAAGACAAGTATGAAGG ATTGTGATTGTCATCAGGAAATGATTGACATATCTCGGCAAATGCTAGAGGAGAGTGTAAAGCGGAATGAAATACTGCGGGACATAAGTTcaacactaaaattaacagctGGCAAAGCTTTCCTGGACAACTTGTTGGATCCCACAAATTTTTAA